One window of Novipirellula aureliae genomic DNA carries:
- a CDS encoding RecQ family ATP-dependent DNA helicase, translating into MDAKEVLQQRFGLRSFRRGQKSVITRLLNGRNVAAVFPTGGGKSLCYQLPSQLLPGTTVVVSPLIALMKDQCDALQSRGISAARFDSNMSTSEFRMAMKGIRCGETKIMYVAPERFFNERFIASLGTLRISLFAIDEAHCISQWGHNFRPDYLKLAKVAESFSAERVLALTATATEKVLQDIRSSFKIRKPDAIRAPFYRSNLHLRSVILEKQDQYAHLLKQLRHRKPGSTLIYVTTQRSAEEIAERLTEDGIASTAYHAGLETERRMEIQNSFIESKAGVVVATIAFGMGIDKSNIRYVYHFNPPKSLEAYAQEVGRAGRDGKVSLCEMMVVPEDRIVLDNFTYGDTVERRPIEQLIERLSGLPDSFFVSHYRLSYETDIRLSVLRTLITYLELEGYLEATSPRYESYKVQPQLALEQILAKVPGPNRDFSEALLSMLTKGRTWFLLNVTLATKRLGVDRNKIIETIESMSEKGWLEVKVGDLNHGYRWLKRIKRPKGLAERLASHMLERETLEVRRLDQVLSLAKADACQAQALSKHFGETTLACGHCSYCQNEGPFEMPPPVLRSIGRGVKLAIAELIEKYPEQLSTPRDQARFLCGLSSPQMVRKRMTREAYYGICSEMPFADVLSELS; encoded by the coding sequence TTGGACGCCAAGGAGGTTCTACAACAGCGGTTTGGGCTCCGATCGTTCCGGCGCGGTCAGAAATCCGTAATCACCCGGCTGCTCAACGGAAGGAATGTTGCTGCGGTTTTTCCGACTGGCGGTGGCAAGAGTTTGTGTTACCAATTGCCGAGCCAGCTACTGCCCGGCACCACCGTGGTGGTGTCACCGTTGATCGCCCTGATGAAAGATCAATGCGACGCGTTGCAGTCGCGAGGCATCTCGGCGGCCCGCTTCGATTCCAATATGTCGACCAGCGAATTCCGTATGGCAATGAAAGGGATTCGCTGTGGTGAAACCAAGATAATGTATGTTGCACCGGAGCGATTCTTCAACGAACGTTTCATCGCTTCTCTTGGCACTCTGCGGATCTCGTTGTTTGCGATTGACGAGGCCCATTGCATCAGCCAGTGGGGACACAACTTCCGGCCCGACTATTTGAAGCTAGCGAAAGTCGCCGAATCGTTTTCGGCGGAGCGAGTGTTGGCTTTGACAGCGACTGCCACGGAAAAGGTGCTGCAAGATATTCGCTCGTCCTTCAAAATCCGAAAACCGGATGCGATCCGTGCTCCGTTCTATCGTTCGAACTTGCACCTGCGCAGTGTCATTCTAGAGAAACAGGATCAATACGCTCATTTGCTAAAACAGCTTCGTCATCGCAAGCCTGGCTCGACTTTAATTTACGTGACGACTCAACGATCGGCCGAGGAGATTGCTGAGCGATTGACCGAGGACGGTATCGCGTCGACCGCATACCACGCGGGACTTGAAACCGAACGTCGGATGGAGATTCAAAACAGCTTTATTGAAAGTAAAGCGGGAGTGGTTGTCGCGACGATCGCCTTTGGTATGGGGATCGACAAGTCTAATATCCGTTATGTCTATCATTTCAATCCACCGAAATCGCTCGAAGCGTATGCTCAGGAAGTCGGCCGGGCTGGTCGGGACGGCAAGGTTTCCTTGTGCGAAATGATGGTCGTTCCCGAAGACCGTATCGTACTCGATAATTTTACTTATGGTGATACGGTTGAGCGGCGTCCTATCGAGCAATTGATTGAACGATTGAGCGGTTTGCCCGATTCCTTTTTCGTATCGCATTATCGTTTGTCCTATGAAACCGATATTCGCTTGTCCGTCCTGCGCACACTGATTACCTACTTGGAGCTTGAGGGGTATTTAGAAGCGACCTCGCCGCGATACGAAAGCTACAAAGTGCAACCACAGCTGGCACTCGAGCAGATCTTGGCAAAAGTACCTGGTCCGAATCGCGATTTTTCGGAAGCCTTGCTGTCGATGCTAACGAAAGGTCGGACTTGGTTCTTGTTGAACGTCACATTGGCGACGAAGCGGCTAGGCGTTGACCGCAACAAGATCATTGAAACGATTGAATCGATGTCAGAAAAGGGATGGCTGGAAGTAAAGGTCGGCGATTTGAACCATGGATACCGCTGGCTCAAGCGGATCAAGAGACCGAAAGGTTTGGCCGAACGATTGGCGTCGCACATGCTGGAAAGAGAGACGCTGGAAGTCCGGCGACTCGATCAAGTGCTCTCACTCGCCAAAGCGGATGCTTGCCAGGCTCAAGCATTATCAAAGCATTTTGGGGAAACCACCTTGGCGTGTGGTCATTGCAGTTACTGCCAAAACGAAGGCCCGTTCGAAATGCCGCCGCCTGTGCTCCGATCGATTGGACGCGGTGTCAAATTGGCGATTGCCGAACTGATCGAAAAATATCCCGAGCAGTTATCGACACCACGTGATCAAGCTAGGTTTCTTTGTGGTTTATCGTCTCCGCAAATGGTCCGCAAACGAATGACTCGTGAGGCCTACTACGGGATCTGCAGCGAAATGCCCTTCGCTGATGTCTTGTCGGAATTGTCGTAG
- the prfB gene encoding peptide chain release factor 2 (programmed frameshift), with protein MDAELIQRSKKIRERLVQLGDSLDHAGKKNDIKEIETQMGQPTFWDDNESAQKTVAQLKSLKSIVGPLNDLSTSVEDLAALIEMADEDESIAGEVAGEISRLETKLDQLELKALLNGPNDHAGAIVTINARDGGTDANDWADMLLRMYSAWAVGEEFKIELLDRQENEEAGINNASIAVRGPMAYGYLKGEEGMHRLVRISPFNSESKRQTSFAAVSVSPEIDDSIEIDIDEKDVREDRYRAGGAGGQHVNKTDSAIRLTHIPTNTVVTCQNERSQHQNRATAWKMLRAKMARIEEERREAEVADKYATQARTGFGSQIRNYFLHPDQRVKDARTGHYVGSFNSVMDGSELQGFLDAFLRLRAGKSS; from the exons ATGGATGCTGAACTAATTCAACGTAGCAAGAAGATTCGCGAGCGTCTGGTCCAACTAGGAGACTCTCTT GACCACGCTGGCAAAAAAAATGATATCAAGGAAATCGAAACGCAAATGGGGCAACCCACTTTTTGGGACGATAACGAATCGGCTCAGAAGACGGTCGCACAGTTAAAGAGCTTGAAGTCTATTGTCGGCCCTTTGAACGATTTGTCCACCTCTGTTGAGGACTTAGCCGCATTGATTGAAATGGCGGACGAGGACGAATCGATCGCTGGCGAGGTGGCTGGCGAAATATCGCGGCTCGAAACAAAACTGGATCAATTGGAGCTAAAGGCGCTGCTCAACGGCCCGAATGACCATGCGGGTGCGATTGTCACCATCAATGCTCGCGATGGCGGCACCGACGCCAATGACTGGGCCGACATGCTATTGCGCATGTATTCCGCCTGGGCGGTAGGCGAGGAATTTAAGATCGAGTTATTGGATCGACAAGAAAACGAAGAAGCGGGTATCAACAACGCTTCGATCGCGGTTCGTGGGCCGATGGCTTACGGATACTTAAAGGGCGAAGAGGGGATGCACCGCCTAGTACGCATCAGTCCCTTTAACAGTGAAAGTAAACGTCAAACCAGTTTTGCAGCCGTCAGCGTTTCGCCCGAGATCGATGACTCGATCGAGATCGACATCGATGAAAAAGATGTGCGTGAAGACCGCTATCGTGCCGGTGGTGCTGGAGGGCAACACGTCAACAAAACCGACAGTGCAATTCGTTTGACTCACATTCCAACCAACACGGTCGTCACTTGTCAAAACGAACGGAGCCAACATCAAAATCGGGCTACGGCCTGGAAGATGTTGCGCGCGAAAATGGCTCGAATTGAAGAGGAACGTCGCGAAGCAGAAGTCGCCGACAAGTACGCGACTCAAGCAAGAACAGGTTTCGGTAGCCAAATTCGAAATTACTTTTTGCATCCGGATCAACGCGTCAAGGACGCGCGGACGGGCCACTACGTAGGCAGTTTTAACAGCGTCATGGACGGCAGCGAACTACAAGGCTTCTTGGACGCGTTCCTACGCTTGCGTGCTGGGAAATCGTCGTAA
- a CDS encoding S41 family peptidase, with amino-acid sequence MDWINQISGRLSRRCCLRIAVAGSLTLASLLGCVCRVSAQGPSWISPKTEAAHSSSENESEPTSLAPIHSDDELLTIGLEFEQSHLWADAVRHYEKAIKKYPENAMLYQRMVIAKLHYDVNRRYQDSSFVSSIDQLSTEQALDLYSEILANLQTHYVDDVDWGRVMLHGTAALEVALTEDRFASHLLQKADPNAVEHFRQNVHHELTNRSTSTRFDLRANVAYVAGIAKERIGLSPTATILEYVGGAVSTLDPYTRLLSGNQLDEMFSNIEGNFVGLGIELKAETDYLQIVSVIPGGPAEQAGIVAGDRIVRVDDCETTNGDSNYAADLLRGPENSFVSIRLTSANGTTRDLTVERRRVEVPCVENVHLVDLQNKVGYLRLTNFQKTTTRDVEQALWDLHRQGMQSLIIDVRGNPGGLLSAAVEVADRFLGNGRIVTTRGRNVRENFDYTAHRANTWNIPMAVLIDRDSASASEIFAGAIADSGRGEVVGETSYGKGSVQGIFRMQAAKFGLCLTTAKFYSPSGKAISQHGVDPSVPVESTYVAARPNSSGQMTTDQEDAVLQQAVLKLANGNVNANLNIEPQDSQRNWVSRRP; translated from the coding sequence ATGGATTGGATCAATCAGATCTCTGGCCGCTTGTCGCGTCGGTGCTGTCTTCGCATCGCAGTCGCAGGTTCATTGACGCTCGCTTCGCTGTTGGGTTGTGTATGCCGAGTGTCGGCACAGGGCCCTTCGTGGATCTCGCCCAAAACCGAGGCCGCTCACTCGAGTTCGGAAAACGAATCCGAACCGACGAGTCTGGCACCGATCCACAGCGACGATGAGCTGCTCACCATAGGCCTCGAGTTCGAGCAATCTCATTTGTGGGCTGACGCAGTCCGTCACTACGAAAAGGCGATCAAGAAGTATCCCGAAAATGCGATGCTGTATCAGCGCATGGTGATCGCCAAACTGCACTATGACGTCAACCGTCGATATCAAGACAGCAGTTTTGTGAGTTCGATTGATCAATTGTCGACCGAGCAAGCATTGGATCTGTACTCCGAGATCCTTGCCAATCTACAAACCCACTACGTGGATGATGTCGATTGGGGCCGCGTGATGTTGCATGGGACCGCCGCGCTCGAAGTTGCCTTGACCGAAGATCGATTCGCATCCCATTTGCTGCAGAAGGCGGACCCGAATGCAGTGGAGCATTTTCGGCAAAACGTGCATCATGAATTAACGAACCGCAGCACCTCAACTCGTTTTGATTTGCGTGCCAATGTGGCCTACGTCGCGGGGATTGCGAAAGAACGCATTGGACTCTCACCGACAGCCACGATTCTGGAATACGTTGGGGGTGCTGTCTCTACCCTCGATCCCTACACACGTTTGTTGTCAGGCAACCAACTTGACGAGATGTTCTCGAATATCGAAGGAAACTTTGTTGGTCTGGGCATCGAATTGAAAGCGGAAACCGATTACCTGCAGATCGTTTCGGTGATTCCAGGCGGACCGGCTGAGCAAGCTGGGATCGTTGCGGGTGACAGGATCGTCCGCGTTGATGATTGCGAAACGACCAACGGTGATTCGAACTATGCAGCCGATCTACTGCGAGGGCCAGAAAACTCGTTCGTTTCAATCCGTTTGACCAGCGCGAATGGGACGACCCGGGACCTGACGGTCGAGCGTCGACGTGTCGAGGTTCCATGTGTCGAGAACGTCCATCTCGTCGATCTCCAAAACAAAGTTGGCTACCTGCGTTTGACCAACTTCCAAAAAACAACGACTCGCGACGTCGAGCAAGCGTTATGGGATCTACATCGTCAAGGAATGCAGTCGCTAATCATCGATGTTCGCGGGAATCCGGGGGGGTTGCTGTCAGCTGCTGTTGAAGTAGCCGACCGTTTCCTCGGAAACGGTCGCATCGTTACGACCCGAGGTCGTAACGTTCGTGAAAACTTCGATTACACCGCCCACCGAGCGAATACCTGGAATATCCCGATGGCTGTATTGATCGACCGGGATAGTGCGAGTGCGAGCGAAATTTTCGCTGGAGCGATTGCGGACAGCGGGCGAGGCGAAGTCGTCGGCGAAACCAGCTATGGAAAGGGCAGCGTTCAAGGCATCTTTCGAATGCAGGCTGCGAAATTCGGCCTCTGTTTGACGACCGCCAAATTCTATTCGCCGAGCGGCAAGGCGATTAGCCAACATGGCGTCGATCCAAGTGTGCCCGTCGAGTCAACCTACGTTGCAGCTCGGCCCAACAGCAGCGGTCAAATGACGACCGACCAAGAGGACGCTGTGCTTCAACAAGCGGTCCTAAAATTGGCTAACGGCAACGTCAATGCCAATCTCAATATCGAGCCTCAAGACTCTCAGCGAAACTGGGTAAGCCGCCGTCCCTAG
- a CDS encoding esterase/lipase family protein → MLLAIPLGSGCTSPRYLANRKIRENPLAGTLKLVGFKGPQISERTWSTLTRFGLDDQYTSDHNKCFVSIRKTINANPDPELVYALSELSYVEGKKAERSGNLTDALSHYGVALTNSYDYLFSDDLQTTRNAFDPQFRSACDLYNESLEDTLRILCSEHHIEPGSTYTIKTPGREFVVRTEMHGKWKPEEFDRYEFVSDFDIQTLRNRHTTYGLGVPLIAVRKTFSKDNPKERFYPDGLSYAVSAMMRCVPSRDNTRPGESPTCVLEFFDPLQANQIEIANQWVPLETDLTTPLAFYLDSPEFRKRNQATEGLLDPDGSQQRRGIYMLEPYDPNRIPVLMVHGLWSSPLTWMDMFNDLRSFPEIRERYQFWFYLYPTGQPFWISAAQLRSDLLATRKAFDAGHRDHAIDQMVLVGHSMGGLVSRMQTMESGDDFWNIVSDKPSEKLKGSDQDRVKLVSTLFFQPNQSVRRVITIGTPHRGSDFANDYTRWLARKFIKLPQMFVSTGQRLTRENPGFFRDTELLTTANAIDSLSPESPIFPVMMRAKKSENVKFHNIVGVIEKPGIFASRTSRGDGVVEYESAHMEDVESELVVDSEHTTIHMTGKTIFEVRRVLLEHLRQLDAEDRVAIRQNAEAYRAHAASPDRADDTSVESVEMITR, encoded by the coding sequence TTGCTACTCGCCATTCCTCTCGGTTCGGGTTGCACCTCGCCTCGCTACTTGGCAAACCGGAAAATACGCGAAAACCCTCTTGCCGGCACTCTCAAACTGGTTGGCTTTAAAGGCCCACAAATCAGCGAACGAACCTGGAGCACGCTCACTCGATTTGGGCTCGACGATCAATACACTTCCGACCACAACAAGTGCTTTGTCAGTATCCGAAAAACAATCAACGCAAATCCAGACCCTGAATTGGTCTACGCTCTCAGTGAGCTGTCGTACGTTGAAGGCAAGAAAGCCGAACGCAGTGGCAATTTGACCGATGCACTTAGCCACTACGGAGTCGCGCTCACCAATAGCTACGACTATTTGTTTAGCGACGATTTACAAACCACGCGAAATGCATTCGATCCTCAGTTTCGGTCCGCTTGTGATTTGTACAACGAATCGCTCGAGGATACACTTCGTATCCTCTGCTCCGAACATCACATCGAACCAGGCAGCACCTACACGATTAAGACCCCCGGTCGGGAGTTTGTCGTGCGAACCGAGATGCACGGAAAATGGAAACCCGAGGAATTTGATCGCTACGAGTTCGTAAGCGACTTTGACATTCAAACACTCCGCAATCGGCACACCACTTACGGACTTGGAGTGCCACTCATTGCGGTTCGCAAAACATTCTCGAAGGACAATCCAAAAGAACGCTTTTATCCGGATGGACTTAGCTATGCCGTTTCGGCAATGATGCGCTGCGTCCCAAGCAGGGACAATACCCGGCCCGGTGAATCACCGACCTGTGTTTTGGAGTTTTTTGATCCCCTGCAAGCCAATCAAATCGAAATTGCTAATCAGTGGGTTCCACTCGAAACCGATCTGACCACTCCTTTGGCGTTCTACTTAGACAGTCCCGAGTTTCGCAAACGCAACCAGGCGACTGAAGGCTTGCTCGATCCCGACGGCTCACAACAACGGCGCGGGATCTATATGCTCGAACCGTACGACCCCAATCGGATTCCCGTCTTGATGGTACACGGCTTGTGGTCGAGTCCGCTGACGTGGATGGATATGTTCAATGATCTACGAAGTTTTCCTGAAATACGCGAGCGATACCAGTTTTGGTTCTATCTTTATCCGACGGGCCAGCCGTTTTGGATAAGTGCTGCGCAACTTCGCAGCGACCTGCTCGCAACGCGTAAGGCGTTTGACGCGGGGCACCGTGACCATGCGATCGACCAAATGGTCCTCGTTGGCCACAGTATGGGCGGATTGGTAAGTCGCATGCAAACCATGGAAAGCGGTGATGATTTTTGGAATATCGTTAGTGACAAGCCGTCGGAGAAGTTAAAAGGGTCCGACCAAGACCGCGTGAAGCTGGTCAGTACCCTGTTTTTCCAGCCCAATCAATCGGTGCGTCGCGTCATTACCATTGGCACTCCCCACCGGGGTAGCGACTTTGCGAACGACTACACTCGCTGGTTGGCACGAAAGTTCATCAAACTACCGCAGATGTTTGTTTCTACCGGCCAGCGTTTAACTCGCGAAAACCCTGGCTTCTTCCGAGACACTGAATTGTTGACCACTGCGAATGCGATCGATTCTCTCTCACCTGAATCGCCGATCTTTCCCGTCATGATGCGGGCCAAAAAGTCAGAGAATGTCAAGTTTCATAACATCGTTGGCGTGATTGAAAAGCCTGGCATCTTTGCGTCGCGAACAAGTCGGGGTGACGGAGTTGTCGAATATGAAAGTGCTCATATGGAGGATGTGGAAAGTGAGTTGGTTGTCGATTCCGAACACACAACCATTCACATGACGGGCAAGACCATCTTTGAAGTTCGCCGCGTTTTACTCGAGCACCTAAGGCAGTTGGATGCCGAGGATCGAGTTGCCATTCGTCAAAATGCCGAAGCTTATCGGGCCCACGCCGCGTCGCCGGATCGTGCAGACGATACGTCGGTGGAGTCGGTGGAGATGATCACCCGATAA
- a CDS encoding histidine triad nucleotide-binding protein, protein MPSIFTKIIDREIPADIVYEDELCLAFRDISPQAPVHVLVIPKREIISLDDLSDEDEQMVGRCILVAAKVAQQEGLSGGYRVVVNCKDDGGQEVPHLHFHLLGGRQMTWPPG, encoded by the coding sequence ATGCCATCCATTTTCACGAAAATCATCGATCGCGAAATCCCGGCTGACATCGTTTACGAAGACGAACTCTGTTTGGCGTTTCGCGATATTTCGCCCCAAGCACCCGTCCATGTCTTGGTGATCCCCAAACGCGAGATCATCTCGCTCGACGATTTGAGCGACGAGGATGAGCAAATGGTTGGACGCTGTATCCTCGTTGCAGCGAAGGTCGCCCAGCAGGAAGGTCTAAGCGGAGGCTACCGGGTCGTCGTTAACTGCAAAGACGACGGGGGCCAAGAGGTACCGCATCTTCACTTTCATCTGCTCGGCGGACGGCAAATGACTTGGCCACCCGGCTAA
- the mnmA gene encoding tRNA 2-thiouridine(34) synthase MnmA encodes MARVVLAMSGGVDSSVAAHLLLEAGHECVGVFMRHGEESAKVCKVDAGNAETTNASSLPVLSGLPQGRADHKQGCCTASDAADARRVASKMGIPFYALDLQEDFRRIVDYFVDDYLNGRTPNPCVKCNHWIKFGKLFDYADSVNADFVATGHYARLLDGADGPQLHRGLDSSKDQSYALFGIGHQRLRRMMLPVGGFAKTEIREMAAGLGMGVAGKKDSQEICFVTQGHHSDFVKGRRPEMVGATAGEIVTVDGKTVGTHNGYEAFTVGQRKGLGVAMGTPHFVVRIETDTQRVVIGPPEALDRSGFTAIDTNWLVDPKTISEQVGIQIRYNGSLLAGRVILDHDNLSRFEVEFDTPQRAVAPGQAAVLYDGDRVLGGGWIE; translated from the coding sequence ATGGCACGCGTGGTTCTAGCAATGAGCGGTGGCGTCGACAGCAGCGTGGCGGCTCATCTGCTGTTGGAAGCCGGCCATGAGTGCGTTGGCGTCTTTATGCGGCACGGTGAAGAATCGGCAAAGGTTTGCAAGGTGGACGCTGGTAATGCTGAGACGACGAACGCTTCCTCGTTGCCCGTTTTGTCGGGACTTCCACAAGGGCGAGCGGATCATAAACAAGGATGCTGTACAGCGTCGGATGCTGCCGACGCTCGGCGAGTCGCCTCGAAAATGGGCATTCCGTTTTACGCTCTCGATTTGCAGGAAGATTTCCGCCGCATCGTTGACTATTTTGTCGACGACTATCTAAACGGGCGAACACCGAACCCCTGTGTTAAATGCAATCACTGGATCAAATTCGGCAAATTGTTCGATTACGCTGATTCCGTCAACGCTGACTTTGTCGCGACAGGCCACTATGCTCGGCTTCTTGATGGAGCGGATGGCCCGCAGTTGCATCGCGGCCTTGATTCGAGCAAGGATCAATCGTACGCGTTATTTGGAATCGGCCACCAGCGTCTGCGGCGAATGATGCTGCCGGTTGGCGGTTTTGCGAAAACCGAAATCCGTGAAATGGCTGCTGGATTGGGGATGGGGGTGGCCGGCAAGAAAGACAGCCAAGAGATTTGCTTTGTGACCCAAGGCCACCACAGCGATTTTGTGAAAGGACGCCGCCCCGAAATGGTGGGTGCGACCGCTGGCGAAATTGTTACCGTCGATGGTAAGACCGTCGGAACTCACAATGGTTACGAAGCCTTCACGGTCGGCCAACGAAAGGGGTTGGGCGTGGCGATGGGGACACCTCATTTTGTTGTCCGCATTGAAACCGATACACAGCGCGTGGTGATCGGTCCGCCCGAAGCTCTTGACCGCAGCGGTTTCACCGCGATCGATACGAATTGGTTGGTCGATCCAAAAACGATCTCCGAACAGGTCGGGATCCAAATTCGTTACAACGGTTCGCTACTTGCAGGACGAGTGATTTTAGATCACGACAACTTGAGCCGCTTTGAAGTGGAATTCGATACTCCGCAGCGAGCGGTTGCACCGGGACAGGCGGCGGTATTGTACGATGGTGATCGTGTCCTCGGTGGTGGGTGGATCGAATAG
- the dnaG gene encoding DNA primase, whose product MSIPADFDLKERVRASVDIVDVIGSTLELHPAGRNFVARCPWHNDRRPSLTINQERQSWKCWVCDIGGDIFSYVMQRDGVDFPTALRSLAEQAGIEMDDFRGGKKSKPGSPDDRATLLSAMRLVADAYYEQLENGTSDDAKLARDYLADRGIDNENRERFRIGFAPESWTFAVDLLAKNNFSGEVAEAAGLAIPRNNGGFYDRFRGRLMFPIHDLQDRPISLGGRVIPALLEKRGTDAGGAKYINGPETMLFRKSHQLYGLQLAREAIRRSGEALVMEGYTDVVAARQAGVETSVAVLGTALGEQHVKLLKRFSQRVVLVLDGDTAGQTRADQVLDLFVRADVDLRVLTLPEGSDPADFLGSKGREAFDALVAAAPDALEHKMLRLTDGVDLTNDTHRVTQAIESLLEIVAQVPQNSTGATNLKVDQLMLRMARTFGITNDRLNQRLEQIRRANSEKQQRTQQTKAFIAKAKQERQEPGKPLLDPNDAFAQAGDLESEYGISSHGDFLPTAMVAEAAPDRPVPLSGIDRELFETLIESPALAAIAIETIDPDWLESYTAKMLLTAYQDLDLEGRDLDVDTLLLVLENETLKNEVVTLEERVRRRQGHSTQTPEERYATVILCYHQKQKAQEKIQQIAKLESLLLAEDEEEALLKELFDTERTRHNIEAN is encoded by the coding sequence TTGTCCATACCTGCGGACTTCGACCTGAAAGAGCGAGTGCGAGCGAGTGTTGACATTGTTGACGTCATCGGCTCGACGCTGGAGTTGCATCCTGCTGGACGCAATTTCGTTGCTCGTTGCCCCTGGCACAACGACCGCCGTCCTTCGTTAACCATCAATCAGGAGCGGCAAAGCTGGAAGTGTTGGGTGTGCGATATCGGTGGCGATATATTCAGCTATGTGATGCAGCGTGACGGAGTCGATTTCCCTACGGCACTGCGCAGTTTGGCCGAACAGGCGGGCATCGAAATGGATGATTTCCGGGGTGGAAAGAAATCCAAGCCGGGCAGCCCCGATGATCGAGCGACACTGCTTTCGGCCATGAGGTTGGTTGCCGATGCATACTATGAACAACTTGAAAATGGAACGAGTGACGATGCAAAACTCGCTCGTGACTACTTAGCCGATCGCGGTATCGACAATGAGAATCGCGAGCGTTTTCGAATTGGCTTCGCGCCCGAATCGTGGACCTTTGCAGTCGACTTGTTGGCGAAGAACAACTTCTCAGGTGAAGTAGCCGAAGCGGCTGGGTTAGCAATCCCTCGAAACAACGGTGGTTTCTACGACCGCTTCCGTGGCCGCTTGATGTTTCCAATTCATGATCTACAAGATCGACCGATTTCACTGGGCGGACGGGTGATCCCAGCGCTACTCGAAAAACGTGGCACCGATGCAGGTGGCGCAAAGTACATCAACGGTCCCGAGACGATGTTGTTTCGAAAGTCGCACCAGCTTTACGGTCTGCAACTCGCTCGCGAAGCAATTCGTCGTAGCGGTGAAGCGTTGGTGATGGAAGGCTACACCGATGTCGTTGCTGCCCGCCAAGCGGGAGTCGAAACGTCGGTCGCGGTATTGGGCACGGCGCTTGGTGAACAACACGTCAAACTACTCAAGCGTTTTTCCCAGCGAGTTGTTTTGGTGCTCGATGGCGATACCGCTGGGCAAACGCGTGCGGACCAGGTGCTTGATTTGTTCGTCCGTGCGGATGTCGATTTGCGAGTGTTGACATTGCCTGAAGGCAGTGATCCGGCCGACTTCCTCGGCTCGAAAGGTCGCGAAGCCTTCGACGCTCTCGTCGCCGCTGCCCCGGACGCCCTCGAACACAAAATGCTGCGATTGACCGATGGTGTTGATCTTACCAATGATACCCACCGAGTCACCCAAGCGATCGAGTCGTTGCTAGAGATCGTGGCTCAAGTGCCTCAAAATTCGACGGGTGCCACCAATTTGAAGGTCGACCAGCTGATGTTGCGGATGGCGCGAACCTTTGGCATCACAAACGATCGTTTGAACCAACGGCTTGAACAAATTCGACGTGCAAATTCTGAAAAACAACAACGCACGCAGCAAACCAAAGCGTTCATCGCCAAAGCGAAACAAGAACGTCAAGAACCTGGAAAACCTCTGCTCGATCCGAACGACGCATTCGCTCAAGCCGGTGACTTGGAATCCGAATACGGTATCTCTTCCCACGGTGACTTTTTACCGACAGCGATGGTTGCCGAAGCGGCCCCCGATCGACCTGTCCCGCTTAGCGGTATCGACCGTGAATTGTTTGAAACGCTGATCGAATCCCCTGCGTTGGCAGCGATTGCGATTGAAACGATCGACCCCGATTGGCTTGAGTCTTATACAGCAAAGATGTTATTGACGGCCTATCAAGACCTCGACCTAGAAGGCCGTGATTTGGATGTCGACACGTTACTACTCGTGCTTGAAAACGAGACACTCAAAAACGAAGTTGTGACGCTTGAAGAACGCGTTCGCCGACGCCAAGGCCACTCGACGCAAACACCCGAAGAGCGATATGCCACAGTGATTCTTTGCTATCATCAAAAGCAAAAAGCTCAAGAAAAAATTCAACAAATTGCCAAACTCGAATCTTTGCTCTTGGCAGAAGACGAAGAGGAGGCTCTATTGAAAGAGTTGTTCGACACCGAGCGGACTCGCCACAACATCGAAGCAAACTAA
- the csrA gene encoding carbon storage regulator CsrA has protein sequence MLVLSRKLNESIQIGDDITITLIRVEGGKVRLGIDAPRDVRVLRSELEAHHDKGATSKKGRGSKALESRERTSTLDTTLIGENELDLESMKRENEAAQISEREQAFAHPVLIPNRSKAGSQSTGIQADGIQADGLSVSPRRREPINRFSNLTAPHVSLERVKIRNGRAPLAAFLQ, from the coding sequence ATGTTAGTTCTATCACGCAAACTAAACGAATCGATTCAAATCGGCGACGACATCACCATTACCCTCATCCGGGTTGAAGGTGGCAAGGTGCGTCTGGGCATCGACGCTCCGCGGGACGTACGAGTGTTGCGTTCGGAGTTGGAAGCACATCACGACAAGGGTGCAACGAGCAAAAAGGGACGCGGTTCCAAAGCATTGGAAAGCCGAGAACGCACGTCGACGCTGGATACGACTTTGATCGGAGAAAACGAGCTCGATCTTGAGTCGATGAAACGTGAAAACGAAGCAGCTCAAATCAGCGAGCGTGAACAGGCCTTCGCACACCCTGTATTGATACCGAATCGCAGCAAGGCTGGTTCGCAGTCCACTGGCATTCAAGCGGATGGCATTCAAGCGGATGGCCTCTCCGTAAGCCCACGTCGCCGCGAACCCATCAACCGTTTCAGCAACCTGACTGCACCGCACGTTTCGCTAGAGCGTGTTAAGATCCGTAACGGGCGAGCACCTTTGGCGGCGTTTTTGCAATAG